The following proteins are encoded in a genomic region of Cydia strobilella chromosome 19, ilCydStro3.1, whole genome shotgun sequence:
- the LOC134750297 gene encoding protein D2-like translates to MFRVLRCSLIFLIAVNFRVFTRATSTVSKSFSAHGVVSDVIPVAPGALAVVKYPNGAVVSEGNVLTPTQVKDIPQISWNATPDKYYTVAMIDPDAPSRAEPKRREWQHWLVGNVPGNNVAAGETLSAYVGSGPPQGTGLHRYVFLVYQQPGKLNFDEPRLPNTSGDNRGKFSIHKFATKYGLGAPVAGNFYQAEWDSYVPILHKQLGA, encoded by the exons atgtttcgGGTACTGAGATGTtcgttgatttttttgataGCGGTCAATTTTAGGGTGTTCACGAGAGCCACGTCGACGGTGTCCAAGTCGTTCAGCGCCCACGGCGTCGTCTCCGATGTCATCCCAGTGGCTCCAGGGGCTCTTGCTGTC GTGAAATACCCCAACGGAGCGGTCGTGAGCGAAGGCAATGTGCTCACTCCCACTCAGGTTAAGGACATCCCGCAAATCAGCTGGAACGCCACCCCGGACAAATACTACACCGTCGCCATGATTG ACCCCGACGCGCCATCCCGCGCGGAGCCCAAGCGCCGCGAATGGCAACACTGGCTGGTCGGCAACGTGCCCGGCAACAATGTTGCTGCCGGCGAGACGCTGTCCGCGTACGTGGGCTCCGGGCCCCCGCAG GGCACCGGCCTTCACCGCTACGTGTTCCTGGTGTACCAGCAGCCCGGCAAGCTCAACTTCGACGAACCCAGACTACCTAACAC ATCCGGTGACAACCGCGGAAAGTTCTCCATCCATAAGTTCGCGACCAAGTACGGGCTAGGCGCCCCCGTGGCCGGCAACTTTTACCAGGCCGAGTGGGACTCCTACGTGCCCATCCTGCACAAGCAGCTGGGCGCCTAA
- the LOC134750298 gene encoding phosphatidylethanolamine-binding protein homolog F40A3.3-like: protein MSLVARAFESSKIVPDVIPTAPTATIGLKYPSGVEAAQGNELTPTQVKDQPTVTYKADANAFYTLVFIDPDNYDGPELVYREWHHWLVGNIPGNNVAAGEVLSGYIGSGPPDGTGIHRYVYILYKQPGKLSFDEPRLTNKSIDGRASFSTKKFAEKYNLGAPVAGNFYRAQFDDYVPLLYKSLGV from the exons ATGTCTCTGGTAGCGCGCGCTTTTGAGTCGAGCAAGATTGTGCCTGATGTCATCCCCACGGCACCCACTGCCACCATCGGG TTGAAATACCCGAGTGGCGTGGAAGCAGCACAAGGGAACGAACTCACCCCCACCCAGGTGAAGGACCAGCCCACCGTCACCTATAAGGCTGACGCTAATGCCTTCTACACACTCGTCTTCATTG ACCCCGACAACTATGACGGCCCCGAGCTCGTGTACCGCGAATGGCACCACTGGCTAGTTGGCAACATCCCCGGCAACAATGTGGCCGCCGGCGAGGTGCTTTCTGGATACATCGGCTCCGGACCCCCGGATGGCACTGGCATTCATCGCTACGTGTACATCTTGTATAAACAGCCTGGGAAGCTGAGTTTCGATGAGCCCCGACTGACCAACAA ATCAATCGACGGCCGCGCCTCGTTCTCTACCAAGAAGTTTGCCGAGAAGTACAACCTCGGAGCGCCGGTCGCGGGCAATTTCTACCGCGCACAGTTCGATGACTACGTACCGCTGCTCTATAAGAGCTTGGGAGTTTAA